Part of the Sphingobium lignivorans genome is shown below.
GAGCGGCACATGTGGCGGAATGCCCCCTTCACTGATGCCGTCGCTCTTGACGTAGTTGAGCACCCGGAACGCAGGGTTTGTGCAACGATGCCGCTCATAGCCCCTGAAGTCGTTCAGGTAGTAGCGGCAGGCCCGGCAAGAGTGCCTGGTTGCCGTCCGGTCGTCCTTGATCCGAGCCTCTGCGGCGTCAATCTTCGCTTTGAGATCGTCGAAGGCGCGTTCGGTATCAGTCATTTTTCCACTCCGCCTCGGCGTACTCGCGCCATTTCGTGAGCAAAACTGGTAGCAGTTCTTCGAATTCGCCCACTGGGAAACAGCATCTCGGGCTTATACCATAATCTGCGAAGCCGAACGTGCAGAGCACCTCACGGAACATCTCGTGAGCCAGATTTTCGCCTTCGAGTGATCCCCATTTACGTTCCTGCATATTACTGAGAACGAGAATGGCCATATCGTCGAAAGCGGACGAATAGCTTCCGTAGAAGCACGGGAATATATTCCACGGATCGAAAACATCATCTGTCCCGCGCTGCCATCTTTCAGTCAGTTGCGGCTTTGCGATCTCGCTCTTCAGGCGCTTCATGGCCTCGGTGTGGTCAGTCATTGACAGCCTCCAGTTCGTCGCGCACGCGCCGTCCCCAGGCTTCAATCCAGTAGCCTCTGCCCATCAGCGCGCCGCTGTCTTCGTCGTGAAGCGGGCCATAGTCACAGAGTCCCTCCCGATTCAGCCACTGCAATGTGGCGCGCGCTTCGCCCATGGATATATCGAGATCGACAACCATGTGGCTCGGCCCTTTGCCATAGTGGCAGTCGAGAGCCAGAAGGACGTTGCGCTGCACCGGGGTAAGGGAGGCCGCCACCGCTGCTGGATCCGGGGTGGGGGTCATGACCACGCCCCTCTGATCCAGTCGTCATTTTCGTCGTGGCAGCGCTGCCACTTCGCCACGTCTTCCTCGCTGACCGGCATGCACTGACCATGGTAGCGCCCGGTCGATGCGCGCTCCTCGCCATTGTCGTAGTGGCTGATCGTGTCGTGAAAGGCGCGACCATAGTAGCGCCAGCGATTCATTCCATACGGCGCGCAGCCGGGTTGATCAGGCCCCATGTCGTGCACATAGTTGATCCGCATGACGGCGCTCGGGCCATAGTCGTAGCGAACCAGATCGCCGACTTTCCACGGCTCCATGCGGCCCGCTGCGGTTTTCGCCGTACCAGGTCATGCTGCATCCATGCCGTCGATGTGAGCGAAGAGTTCCTCGCGCGTCGGACAAACGTCGATCATCGAAGTCGTATAGAGCCTGCGGGCCGTATAGCCGCCGCCCGACACGGCGTTCCAATGCCAACCCTTATATTCGCCGGACAGCGCCTCCGGCACTATCTTATCCGCCCGCGCCTGCGCCGCCTGGTCGCTGTACCCATCGGCGTAGCGCTTCGACAGCTTGGCGATGTTGTGCTCGATCGTCTGCTCGCGGGTGAGGCCGTAGTCTCTGCGGATTCTGTCCATGACCCAGTCGAGGCCGGCAATGGCGCGACCGAGCGCTTCGACGTCGAGTTCCTCGTTATAGAGCACCCACTTCTTCACGGCGTCGAACACGTCGGCCGCCACACCTGGGAGTCTGTGCTCAGGTGGGCCGAAGCGCACCTTGTTCGGTATCTCGTAGCGATTGTAGCCGATGATCGGACGCGCGAGCCCCTCGATATAGAACTCCAGATCGC
Proteins encoded:
- a CDS encoding MazG nucleotide pyrophosphohydrolase domain-containing protein, encoding MTTPTYSEFVASLAKPGADILASLTPEKAHAWHMASCIPGEAGELYDAIMTADFENLIEELGDLEFYIEGLARPIIGYNRYEIPNKVRFGPPEHRLPGVAADVFDAVKKWVLYNEELDVEALGRAIAGLDWVMDRIRRDYGLTREQTIEHNIAKLSKRYADGYSDQAAQARADKIVPEALSGEYKGWHWNAVSGGGYTARRLYTTSMIDVCPTREELFAHIDGMDAA